In one window of Halomarina pelagica DNA:
- a CDS encoding chorismate mutase, with translation MVDENATDGRSEDVSLDALREEIESIDREIVELIAQRTYVAESIAGVKRERGLATTDEAQEEQVMERAGENAERFDVDSNLVKAVFRLLIELNKVEQRESR, from the coding sequence ATGGTTGACGAGAACGCAACAGACGGGCGCTCGGAGGACGTGAGCCTCGACGCGCTCCGCGAGGAGATAGAGAGCATCGACCGGGAGATCGTGGAACTCATCGCCCAGCGAACCTACGTCGCGGAGTCCATCGCCGGCGTGAAACGGGAGCGCGGGCTCGCCACGACCGACGAGGCGCAAGAGGAGCAGGTGATGGAACGCGCGGGCGAGAACGCGGAACGATTCGACGTGGACTCGAACCTCGTGAAGGCGGTCTTTCGGCTGTTGATCGAGTTGAACAAAGTTGAGCAAAGGGAGAGCAGGTAG